The Shinella zoogloeoides genome includes a region encoding these proteins:
- a CDS encoding Rid family detoxifying hydrolase, whose protein sequence is MVSTSDPKAGLSAVTAADAPAAIGPYSQAIAVNGLLFVSGQLPIDPATGAFASDDPVEQARQCLRNIAAIARAAGTDIARTVKTTVLVRDLSRFAEINAAYGEFFCAPYPARATFEVSGLPKDAQVEIEAVIALKGE, encoded by the coding sequence ATGGTTTCCACTTCCGACCCCAAGGCAGGCCTCAGCGCCGTGACCGCCGCCGATGCGCCGGCGGCCATCGGCCCCTATTCGCAGGCGATCGCCGTGAACGGCCTGCTCTTCGTCTCCGGCCAGCTGCCGATCGATCCGGCGACCGGCGCCTTCGCCTCCGACGATCCGGTCGAGCAGGCGCGGCAATGCCTGCGCAACATCGCCGCCATCGCCCGCGCCGCCGGCACGGATATCGCGCGCACCGTCAAGACCACCGTGCTCGTGCGCGACCTCTCGCGCTTTGCCGAGATCAACGCGGCCTATGGCGAGTTCTTCTGCGCCCCCTATCCCGCCCGCGCCACCTTCGAGGTCTCCGGCCTGCCGAAAGACGCGCAGGTGGAGATCGAGGCCGTCATCGCGCTCAAGGGGGAGTGA
- a CDS encoding M20 family metallo-hydrolase produces MTAVPSALAIDAGRLWSDILSTARIGAYGETGMNRLALSASDGAVRGWFTAECRALGCTVEVDGVGNMFATLPGTEPGLAAIAVGSHLDTQPAGGRFDGILGVLAGVEILRVLHAAGRRLRHPFTVINWTNEEGSRFSPAMMGSGVFCGVHDLETILVRKDKDGVTVGEALAAIGYRGAHAPGHLPLAAYLELHIEQGPVLEADGSAVGVVSGVQGLCWLDVRIRGTEAHAGAFPMNLRADALVSAAKVVLVAEAVALKHPPGVATVGHIHAMPNSRNVVPGEVRLEIDMRHPEAVGLAAIEAALTADIERLVPGAEVSVVWRKAPVVFDAALRGVIRQEAEALGLSAIDMVSGAGHDAAHVAGRVPAAMIFIPSREGLSHNEREFSSPQQCAEGADLLLRSVLRADELHPERS; encoded by the coding sequence ATGACGGCAGTCCCGTCTGCGCTCGCCATCGATGCCGGGCGACTGTGGTCCGATATCCTGTCGACCGCCCGCATCGGTGCTTATGGCGAGACCGGCATGAACCGGCTCGCGCTGAGCGCCAGCGACGGCGCGGTGCGCGGATGGTTCACGGCGGAATGCCGGGCGCTCGGCTGCACCGTCGAGGTCGATGGCGTCGGCAACATGTTCGCCACCTTGCCCGGCACGGAGCCCGGCCTTGCGGCCATCGCCGTGGGCAGCCATCTCGATACCCAGCCGGCCGGCGGGCGTTTCGACGGCATCCTCGGCGTGCTGGCCGGGGTGGAGATATTGCGGGTGCTCCATGCCGCCGGGCGGCGGCTGCGCCATCCGTTCACGGTCATCAACTGGACCAACGAGGAAGGTTCCCGCTTTTCGCCCGCCATGATGGGCTCCGGCGTGTTCTGCGGCGTGCACGATCTCGAAACGATCCTCGTCCGCAAGGACAAGGACGGGGTGACGGTGGGCGAGGCGCTGGCGGCGATCGGTTATCGCGGCGCGCATGCGCCGGGGCACCTGCCGCTCGCGGCCTATCTGGAACTGCATATCGAACAAGGTCCGGTGCTGGAGGCTGATGGCAGCGCTGTCGGCGTCGTCAGCGGCGTGCAGGGGCTTTGCTGGCTGGATGTCCGCATCCGCGGCACGGAGGCCCATGCGGGCGCCTTCCCGATGAACCTGCGCGCGGACGCGCTGGTTTCGGCGGCGAAGGTCGTGCTTGTCGCCGAGGCCGTCGCGCTGAAACATCCGCCGGGCGTTGCTACTGTGGGCCATATCCATGCGATGCCGAATTCACGCAATGTCGTGCCGGGCGAGGTTCGCCTCGAAATCGACATGCGTCACCCCGAGGCGGTGGGGCTTGCGGCGATTGAGGCGGCGCTGACCGCCGATATCGAGCGGCTCGTGCCGGGGGCGGAGGTCTCCGTCGTCTGGCGCAAGGCGCCGGTCGTCTTCGATGCGGCATTGCGCGGGGTGATCCGTCAGGAGGCGGAGGCGCTTGGTCTTTCCGCCATCGACATGGTTTCGGGCGCCGGCCACGATGCGGCCCATGTCGCCGGCAGGGTGCCGGCGGCGATGATCTTCATTCCCTCGCGCGAGGGCCTGTCGCACAACGAGCGCGAATTCTCCTCGCCGCAGCAATGCGCCGAGGGTGCTGACCTATTGCTGCGAAGCGTGCTTCGCGCCGACGAACTCCATCCAGAACGGAGCTGA
- a CDS encoding histidine ammonia-lyase, which translates to MSVVLDNGLSWREVARIGEGETLVLSDRAIARLARAREIVDAIVTAGIRAYGVNTGVGALSDTVVDIASQSRLSRNIVLSHACGVGPLLAPREVRAIIAAQIANFCHGHSGVRPAVVSHLAAFLSKDCIPDVPSKGSAGYLTHNAHTALVLIGEGHAAVRGERMTGREALATIGLSPLVLEAKEGLSLVNGTACATGLASLALSRAERLLKWADVIAALTLEAAGCQMAAFDEAVLALRPSAGIAKVGATLRARLAGSGLVAAAVGRRTQDALSLRAVPHAHGAAWDVFEQSGAIVDRELASVTDNPAVSGTPEQPVVSSQAHAVAPALGQAADSLAVAIAQIAAMSERRMDRLVNPLVSGLPPFLASDAGSHSGFMIAQYTATALSTENRRLASPAAMDGGITSGLQEDFLAHPTAAANKLLAILDNAEHILAIELMAAAQAHDFLTGMGERAAGTQAVYSMVRENVAHYEDDRPLGADIEALRTLIAGENPAA; encoded by the coding sequence ATGAGCGTCGTTCTCGACAACGGGCTTTCCTGGCGGGAGGTCGCGCGGATCGGCGAGGGGGAAACGTTGGTCCTCTCCGACCGGGCGATCGCCCGTCTCGCACGGGCAAGAGAGATCGTCGACGCCATCGTGACTGCGGGCATCCGTGCCTATGGCGTCAATACGGGCGTCGGCGCGCTTTCCGACACGGTTGTCGATATCGCATCGCAGAGCCGGCTTTCGCGCAACATCGTGCTGAGCCATGCCTGCGGTGTCGGCCCGCTGCTGGCGCCGCGCGAGGTTCGCGCGATCATCGCCGCGCAGATCGCCAATTTCTGCCACGGCCATTCCGGCGTGCGTCCGGCGGTCGTCAGCCATCTCGCAGCCTTTCTTTCGAAGGATTGCATTCCCGATGTGCCCTCCAAGGGGTCGGCGGGCTACCTTACCCACAATGCCCATACCGCGCTCGTCCTGATCGGCGAGGGGCATGCCGCCGTGCGAGGTGAACGCATGACCGGCCGCGAGGCGCTCGCGACCATCGGCCTTTCGCCGCTGGTGCTGGAGGCCAAGGAGGGCTTGAGCCTGGTCAACGGCACGGCCTGCGCGACCGGTCTGGCCTCGCTTGCCCTGTCGCGCGCCGAACGGCTGCTCAAATGGGCCGATGTGATCGCCGCGCTGACGCTTGAGGCGGCTGGATGCCAGATGGCGGCTTTCGATGAGGCGGTTCTCGCCCTGCGGCCGTCCGCGGGCATTGCCAAGGTCGGGGCGACGTTGCGTGCGCGCCTCGCCGGAAGCGGCCTGGTCGCTGCGGCCGTCGGAAGGCGCACGCAGGATGCCCTCAGCCTGCGTGCGGTTCCCCATGCGCATGGCGCGGCCTGGGACGTCTTCGAGCAGAGCGGCGCCATCGTTGATCGCGAACTGGCGTCCGTTACCGACAATCCCGCCGTTTCCGGTACGCCCGAGCAGCCGGTCGTGTCCTCGCAGGCCCATGCCGTCGCGCCGGCACTGGGGCAGGCCGCCGACAGCCTCGCGGTCGCAATCGCCCAGATCGCGGCCATGAGCGAGCGGCGGATGGACCGTCTGGTCAACCCGCTTGTCAGCGGCCTGCCGCCTTTCCTGGCCAGTGACGCCGGCAGCCATTCCGGTTTCATGATCGCGCAATATACGGCAACGGCGCTCAGCACGGAAAACCGCCGACTGGCGTCGCCCGCCGCGATGGATGGCGGCATCACTTCAGGCCTGCAGGAAGATTTTCTCGCGCATCCGACGGCGGCGGCCAACAAGCTGCTGGCCATCCTCGACAATGCGGAACATATCCTGGCGATCGAGCTGATGGCGGCGGCACAGGCGCACGATTTCCTGACGGGAATGGGCGAGCGTGCCGCCGGCACGCAGGCCGTGTACTCCATGGTTCGTGAAAACGTCGCGCATTACGAGGACGACCGGCCGCTCGGCGCCGATATCGAGGCGCTGCGGACGTTGATCGCCGGAGAAAATCCAGCAGCCTAG
- a CDS encoding ABC transporter permease — translation MDIAFLSSAMATLLAAVPTTLLLFSLSVFFGGLLALVIVTMRVSGNRFLSGFAKGYIFVFRGSPLLIQMFLVFYGLGQFGVIRYSFLWPFLREPVVCAVLSLALCTAGYSAEIFRSGIRAVSPKEIEAARAIGMSGFLLVRRIIAPIAFRHALPAYSTEIVLMMKSTALASLVTVWEVTGVAQRLISQTYRTMEVFLCAALIYLVLNFLILQAMALLERSLSKHRRAAPPSAVKA, via the coding sequence ATGGATATCGCCTTTCTTTCCTCCGCGATGGCCACGCTGCTTGCAGCCGTGCCCACGACGCTCCTGCTGTTCTCGCTCTCGGTGTTCTTCGGCGGCCTGCTGGCGCTGGTGATCGTCACGATGCGTGTTTCCGGCAACCGCTTCCTCTCCGGCTTCGCCAAGGGCTACATCTTCGTCTTCCGCGGCTCTCCGCTGCTGATCCAGATGTTCCTCGTCTTCTATGGGCTCGGCCAGTTCGGCGTCATCCGCTATTCCTTCCTCTGGCCGTTCCTGCGCGAGCCGGTGGTCTGCGCCGTGCTGTCGCTGGCGCTCTGCACGGCGGGGTACTCCGCGGAAATCTTCCGCAGCGGCATCCGCGCCGTCTCGCCGAAGGAGATCGAGGCGGCCCGCGCGATCGGCATGTCGGGCTTCCTTCTCGTTCGCCGCATCATAGCGCCGATCGCCTTCCGTCATGCCCTGCCGGCCTATTCGACGGAAATCGTGCTGATGATGAAGTCGACCGCGCTCGCCAGCCTCGTCACCGTCTGGGAGGTCACCGGCGTCGCACAGCGCCTGATTTCGCAGACCTACCGGACGATGGAGGTCTTCCTCTGCGCCGCGCTCATCTATCTCGTTCTGAATTTCCTGATCCTGCAGGCCATGGCGCTGCTGGAACGTTCGCTCTCGAAACATCGCCGCGCGGCCCCGCCGTCGGCAGTCAAAGCCTGA
- the hutC gene encoding histidine utilization repressor gives MKRSHEMRDELAANDTTPLYVGVKQIILDRIRSGEWPPKHRVPSENELVAELGVSKMTANRALRELASEGELVRIQGVGSFVAEPKGVSTLFEVRNIADEIAERGHTHEARVVALAEASAPPDVADALGLEIGAPVFHSLIVHSEEGVPVQIEDRYVHPGVAPDYLGQDFSATTPNAYLSAIAPLRGSEHVVEATIPQPWECKLLMILKTEPCLMIRRLTWSDRSIVSITRIIYPGQRYRLESRSGTKPTP, from the coding sequence ATGAAACGTAGCCATGAAATGCGGGACGAGCTGGCGGCAAATGATACGACGCCTCTCTATGTCGGCGTCAAGCAGATCATTCTCGACAGGATTCGCAGCGGGGAATGGCCGCCGAAGCATCGCGTTCCTTCGGAGAACGAGCTCGTGGCCGAACTCGGCGTCAGCAAGATGACAGCCAACCGCGCCCTGCGCGAGCTCGCAAGCGAAGGCGAACTCGTTCGAATCCAGGGCGTCGGCTCCTTCGTCGCCGAGCCCAAGGGCGTATCGACCCTGTTCGAGGTCCGCAACATCGCCGACGAGATTGCGGAACGGGGCCACACCCACGAAGCGAGAGTGGTCGCGCTGGCGGAAGCCTCCGCGCCCCCGGATGTTGCCGATGCCCTGGGCCTGGAAATCGGGGCACCCGTCTTCCATTCTCTCATCGTGCACAGCGAGGAAGGCGTGCCGGTGCAGATAGAGGACCGCTATGTGCATCCCGGCGTAGCGCCCGACTATCTCGGCCAGGACTTCTCGGCCACCACGCCGAATGCCTACCTGTCGGCCATCGCCCCCCTCAGAGGCTCCGAACATGTCGTCGAGGCGACGATTCCGCAGCCTTGGGAGTGCAAGCTGCTGATGATCCTGAAAACCGAGCCCTGCCTGATGATCCGGCGGCTGACCTGGTCGGATCGCAGCATCGTCTCCATCACGCGCATTATCTATCCAGGGCAACGATATCGCCTTGAAAGCCGCAGCGGCACCAAGCCTACCCCTTAA
- a CDS encoding ABC transporter ATP-binding protein: MPGVTRLSVRDIHKRFGNHEVLRGISLDAEDGDVISLLGASGSGKSTFLRCINLLETATSGEIFVDGEQIRMVQKNGQSRPASQRQVDHIRSELGMVFQSFNLWSHMTILQNIIEGPVHVLKRPKAECIAEAEALLEKVGIADKRHAYPAHLSGGQQQRAAIARALAMKPKVMLFDEPTSALDPELVGEVLRVMRALAEEGMTMLVVTHEMSFARNVSNRVVFMRQGLVDSSGTPDEMFGGGASPAFRQFIGHFGSGQ; the protein is encoded by the coding sequence ATGCCTGGTGTGACCCGCCTTTCCGTCCGCGACATTCACAAGCGCTTCGGCAACCATGAAGTGCTGCGCGGCATTTCGCTCGATGCCGAGGACGGCGACGTGATTTCGCTGCTCGGCGCCTCCGGCTCCGGCAAATCGACTTTCCTGCGCTGCATCAACCTCCTGGAAACGGCGACCTCCGGCGAGATCTTCGTCGACGGCGAGCAGATCCGCATGGTGCAGAAGAACGGCCAGAGCCGCCCGGCAAGCCAGAGGCAGGTCGATCATATCCGCTCCGAACTCGGTATGGTGTTCCAGAGCTTCAATCTCTGGTCCCATATGACGATCCTGCAGAATATCATCGAGGGACCCGTCCATGTGCTGAAGCGCCCCAAGGCCGAATGCATCGCCGAGGCTGAAGCGCTGCTGGAAAAGGTCGGCATCGCCGACAAGCGCCATGCCTATCCGGCCCATCTGTCGGGCGGCCAGCAGCAGCGCGCGGCCATCGCCCGCGCGCTCGCCATGAAGCCGAAGGTGATGCTGTTCGACGAGCCGACCTCGGCGCTCGATCCGGAACTCGTCGGCGAAGTGCTGCGCGTCATGCGCGCGCTGGCCGAGGAGGGCATGACGATGCTGGTCGTCACGCATGAAATGAGCTTTGCGCGCAACGTGTCCAACCGCGTCGTCTTCATGCGCCAGGGCCTCGTCGACAGCAGCGGCACGCCCGACGAGATGTTCGGCGGCGGCGCATCGCCGGCCTTCCGGCAGTTCATCGGCCATTTCGGCAGCGGTCAATGA
- a CDS encoding aspartate/glutamate racemase family protein: MGRDSRGWVPLDCILDGGPAARAAIGLVVLANDTVIEPEVRRFLPLPGVEVYSSRIPMARDVSPESLAAMADALPRAVELLLPEDRLDVVAFGCTSGSMVIGPERIADIVETVRPGVKVCNPVSASLAAFGALGVSRIGLVTPYSTEVNKRVERFFAANGLDIAARASFHQDSDVSIARIREEDILRSAVEIGRLDVEAVFLSCTALRCSGIIDAVEAAIGKPVVTSNQALAWDALRKAGEKQTVPGAGRLWMQ; the protein is encoded by the coding sequence ATGGGCAGGGATAGCCGCGGCTGGGTGCCGCTCGATTGCATTCTCGATGGCGGGCCGGCGGCTCGCGCGGCGATCGGCCTCGTGGTGCTGGCGAACGATACGGTCATCGAGCCCGAGGTCCGTCGCTTCCTGCCATTGCCCGGCGTCGAGGTCTATTCCAGCCGCATTCCGATGGCGCGGGACGTGTCGCCGGAAAGCCTTGCGGCGATGGCAGACGCGCTGCCGCGGGCGGTCGAGCTGCTTTTGCCGGAAGACCGCCTCGACGTCGTGGCCTTCGGCTGCACCTCCGGCTCCATGGTCATCGGGCCGGAGCGGATCGCCGATATCGTCGAGACGGTGCGGCCCGGCGTGAAGGTGTGCAATCCCGTTTCCGCCAGCCTTGCCGCCTTCGGGGCGCTCGGCGTCAGCCGGATCGGCCTCGTCACGCCTTACAGCACTGAGGTCAACAAGCGCGTCGAGCGCTTCTTTGCCGCCAACGGGCTCGATATCGCGGCCCGCGCCAGCTTCCACCAGGACAGCGACGTCTCCATCGCCCGCATTCGCGAGGAGGACATATTGCGGTCCGCCGTCGAGATCGGCAGGCTGGATGTGGAGGCGGTGTTCCTGTCCTGCACGGCGCTGCGTTGTTCCGGCATCATCGATGCCGTGGAGGCGGCGATCGGCAAGCCGGTGGTGACGAGCAATCAGGCGCTCGCCTGGGATGCCTTGCGGAAGGCCGGTGAGAAGCAGACCGTGCCCGGTGCCGGGCGCCTGTGGATGCAGTAG
- a CDS encoding ABC transporter permease produces the protein MTTLELLGFGQNGWGALLLVATLMTLAVTATALLIGAVLGTVVAIAKLSGNLLLVSLGNIYTTVFRGVPELLIIYLIYFGGSSAVTAVGQWMGYEGFLGLPSFAAGALAVGIISGSYQAEVYRGAYLAIAKGELEAASAIGMNRMLRLRRVVMPQVLRFAIPGLGNVWQLTLKDSALISVTGLAELMRTSQVAAGSTRQYFLFYIVGGILYLVLTSLSDRLFNRAERRANRSMPAAAMGQA, from the coding sequence ATGACAACCTTGGAACTCCTTGGCTTCGGCCAGAACGGGTGGGGCGCACTGCTTCTGGTCGCCACGCTGATGACGCTCGCAGTGACGGCAACGGCGCTCTTGATCGGGGCCGTGCTCGGCACCGTGGTGGCCATTGCCAAACTGTCGGGCAACCTGCTGCTGGTCAGCCTCGGCAATATCTATACGACCGTTTTTCGCGGCGTGCCGGAACTGCTGATCATCTATCTCATCTATTTCGGCGGCTCTTCGGCCGTCACGGCCGTCGGCCAGTGGATGGGGTATGAAGGGTTCCTCGGATTGCCGTCCTTTGCCGCCGGCGCGCTCGCCGTCGGCATCATCTCCGGCTCCTACCAGGCCGAAGTCTATCGCGGCGCCTATCTCGCCATCGCCAAGGGCGAACTCGAGGCGGCCTCGGCGATCGGCATGAACCGCATGCTGCGCCTGCGCCGTGTCGTCATGCCCCAGGTGCTGCGCTTCGCCATTCCCGGTCTCGGCAATGTCTGGCAGCTCACCCTCAAGGATTCCGCGCTGATCTCCGTCACCGGCCTTGCCGAACTGATGCGCACCAGCCAGGTGGCGGCGGGTTCGACCCGGCAGTATTTCCTTTTCTACATCGTCGGCGGCATTCTTTACCTGGTGCTTACGAGCCTTTCTGACCGGCTGTTCAACCGTGCCGAACGGCGCGCAAACCGCAGCATGCCGGCCGCAGCCATGGGGCAGGCCTGA
- a CDS encoding transporter substrate-binding domain-containing protein, producing MELRKVFLAGVAAFAALSAPVLAKDWKSATITLEGAYAPWNLTNADGTLGGFEPELAKVLCERAKIECTLVASDWDGMIPALNAGKFDVIMDALSITEERKKVIDFTIPYAATPAAFATAADSPVANATGTGAIIKMTSGQTGVKEIEALKEAFAGKTIGIQAATVYAKFIYDNFGATSEVREYKTGAERDLDLQNGRIDLGFDDAVYFGNAFAAANGALAFTGPEIVGPIWGEGEGLGIRKADTDLRDKFNEAIKSALADGTVKELSMKWFKVDVSPQE from the coding sequence ATGGAACTGCGGAAAGTCTTTCTTGCCGGCGTGGCCGCTTTTGCCGCGCTTTCTGCTCCCGTCCTCGCCAAGGACTGGAAGTCAGCCACTATCACGCTCGAAGGTGCCTATGCGCCCTGGAACCTTACCAATGCGGACGGCACGCTCGGCGGCTTCGAGCCCGAGCTTGCAAAGGTGCTTTGCGAACGCGCCAAGATCGAGTGCACGCTCGTCGCATCCGACTGGGATGGCATGATCCCGGCTCTGAATGCCGGCAAGTTCGACGTGATCATGGATGCGCTGTCGATAACCGAAGAGCGCAAGAAGGTCATCGATTTCACCATCCCCTATGCCGCAACGCCGGCGGCTTTCGCGACGGCGGCGGACAGCCCCGTGGCAAACGCGACCGGAACGGGCGCGATCATCAAGATGACGTCCGGCCAGACCGGCGTGAAGGAGATCGAGGCTCTGAAGGAAGCTTTCGCGGGCAAGACCATCGGTATCCAGGCCGCGACCGTCTACGCGAAGTTCATCTACGACAATTTCGGCGCGACGTCTGAAGTCCGGGAGTACAAGACCGGCGCCGAGCGCGATCTGGACCTCCAGAACGGCCGCATCGACCTCGGCTTCGACGATGCCGTCTATTTCGGCAACGCCTTTGCCGCCGCCAACGGCGCGCTCGCCTTCACAGGCCCGGAAATCGTCGGCCCGATCTGGGGCGAGGGCGAAGGTCTCGGCATCCGCAAGGCGGATACGGATCTGCGCGACAAGTTCAACGAGGCCATCAAGTCGGCGCTTGCCGATGGAACCGTGAAGGAGCTGTCGATGAAGTGGTTCAAGGTGGACGTCAGCCCGCAGGAATAG
- a CDS encoding LysR family transcriptional regulator → MDTSLLKCFLTLADTQSFSEAAERLNITQSTVSHKIARLETHLGKQLFERTTRTCTLTSDGRELIEYATRVVRSVEEMEQSFKPDLLTGTLVVGVPDDHYLFVPLTVALKNFMLEKPRVGVEIRGGLSSDLTRDLRQRNIDLAVIRDVPAVQDSDVLCTENLVWITAPNWVPPSDGVVPLALVRGPCAYRGAALAALEQNGMRWKCIVTCTSLQGVFAVVRAGLAVAVVTEGDIGSGVKASPAGSFLPPLPGSSLTIRYADKQPTLAARALARTMGDVLTQMAREAAPQP, encoded by the coding sequence ATGGATACCTCGCTGCTGAAATGCTTTCTCACCCTGGCGGATACGCAGAGCTTTTCGGAGGCCGCCGAAAGGCTGAACATCACACAATCCACCGTCAGCCATAAGATCGCCCGGCTGGAGACCCATCTCGGCAAGCAGCTCTTCGAGCGCACGACGCGCACCTGCACGCTGACCTCCGACGGACGCGAGCTGATCGAATATGCAACGCGCGTGGTCCGCTCCGTCGAGGAGATGGAGCAGAGCTTCAAGCCCGATCTTCTGACAGGCACGCTGGTGGTCGGCGTGCCGGACGACCATTACCTCTTCGTGCCGCTCACGGTGGCGCTCAAGAATTTCATGCTGGAGAAGCCGCGCGTCGGCGTCGAGATCCGCGGCGGGCTGTCGAGCGACCTGACGCGGGACCTGCGCCAGCGCAACATCGACCTTGCCGTCATCCGGGACGTTCCCGCCGTGCAGGACAGCGACGTGCTGTGCACCGAGAACCTCGTGTGGATCACCGCGCCGAACTGGGTGCCGCCGAGCGACGGCGTGGTGCCGCTGGCGCTGGTGCGCGGCCCCTGCGCCTATCGCGGCGCGGCGCTTGCCGCACTGGAGCAGAACGGCATGCGCTGGAAATGCATCGTGACCTGCACCAGCCTGCAAGGCGTCTTCGCCGTGGTGCGCGCCGGGCTTGCCGTGGCCGTCGTTACGGAAGGCGACATCGGCAGCGGCGTCAAGGCTTCTCCGGCCGGCAGCTTCCTGCCTCCCCTTCCCGGTTCGTCGCTCACCATCCGCTATGCCGACAAGCAACCCACCCTCGCCGCTCGCGCCCTTGCCCGCACGATGGGTGACGTCCTCACGCAGATGGCCCGTGAGGCTGCGCCACAGCCTTGA
- a CDS encoding L-2-amino-thiazoline-4-carboxylic acid hydrolase, with amino-acid sequence MTDTQNECPDSRAAMDGEIGILARRRIEAGIIAPIYEEMRRQVGEETAQSILDTAIRKAAIKAGKDFAAKTPGGTTLRTFQELQDLWTQDDALVIEVTRATDEEFHYNVKRCRYAETYREMGLGHIGHLLSCNRDGVFCTGYDPRITLERTQTVMEGASHCDFKYRFHETPQETGE; translated from the coding sequence ATGACGGATACGCAGAACGAATGCCCCGATTCCCGGGCGGCCATGGATGGCGAGATCGGCATTCTCGCTCGCCGCAGGATCGAGGCAGGCATCATCGCGCCGATCTACGAGGAGATGCGCCGGCAGGTCGGCGAGGAGACGGCGCAGTCCATCCTCGACACCGCCATCCGCAAGGCGGCGATCAAGGCCGGCAAGGACTTCGCGGCCAAGACGCCCGGCGGCACGACGTTGCGCACCTTCCAGGAACTGCAGGACCTGTGGACGCAGGACGACGCCCTCGTCATCGAGGTCACCAGGGCGACGGACGAGGAATTCCACTACAACGTCAAGCGATGTCGCTACGCCGAGACCTATCGCGAGATGGGCCTCGGCCATATCGGTCACCTCCTGTCCTGCAACCGCGACGGCGTGTTCTGCACCGGCTACGATCCGCGCATCACGCTGGAGCGCACGCAGACGGTGATGGAGGGCGCCTCGCATTGCGACTTCAAGTACCGCTTCCACGAGACCCCGCAGGAGACCGGTGAATGA